One stretch of Saccharomonospora xinjiangensis XJ-54 DNA includes these proteins:
- a CDS encoding NAD-dependent epimerase/dehydratase family protein, producing the protein MERSSARSTVLVTGGCGFVGGHLVRSLARHGHRVVVVDRLPWRDGHAESVCLDVTDPEGCREVMREVDPKVVFHLAASSTIDSAFADPHGSLMCNVTGTMNLLEAARRHCTNLHRFVLASTDKVYGELHADAYLETSPLAARGVYDVGKLAADTVTRLYGDELGLPVATLRLCNVFGPGDRHTGSRIVPRTLSRLFAPDGPLPPVVYEGSMEHGRDYVYVSDAVRALRTVAFHPRALGEVFNMAPAAHRTTLDLVEDLIEEARRECEKPDPDRARAIVKNGYVVVAADTGAALPRALTRQHCDATKLGGLGFRVTVSMKDGLRRTVRAFSGSSGRT; encoded by the coding sequence ATGGAACGCAGCAGCGCACGATCCACCGTGCTCGTCACGGGAGGATGTGGCTTCGTCGGCGGCCACCTGGTCCGGAGCCTGGCCCGGCACGGTCACCGTGTCGTCGTGGTCGATCGCCTTCCCTGGCGTGACGGCCATGCCGAGTCGGTGTGCCTCGACGTGACCGACCCCGAAGGATGCCGCGAGGTGATGCGCGAGGTCGATCCGAAGGTGGTGTTCCACCTCGCCGCGTCCTCGACCATCGACTCCGCCTTCGCCGACCCGCACGGCTCCCTCATGTGCAACGTCACGGGCACCATGAACCTGCTCGAAGCCGCACGAAGGCATTGCACGAACCTGCACCGGTTCGTGCTCGCTTCCACCGACAAGGTCTACGGCGAACTTCATGCGGACGCCTACCTGGAAACGTCACCGCTGGCGGCGCGGGGTGTCTACGACGTCGGGAAACTGGCCGCCGACACGGTCACGCGCCTCTACGGCGACGAACTCGGGTTACCGGTGGCGACACTGCGGCTGTGCAACGTTTTCGGGCCCGGCGACCGGCACACCGGCTCCCGCATCGTGCCTCGCACTCTGAGCAGGCTGTTCGCGCCGGACGGCCCGCTCCCACCGGTGGTCTACGAGGGCTCGATGGAGCACGGCCGCGACTACGTCTACGTCAGCGACGCCGTGCGGGCTTTGCGCACCGTGGCTTTCCACCCGCGTGCCCTCGGAGAGGTGTTCAACATGGCACCGGCCGCCCACCGCACCACGCTCGACCTCGTCGAGGACCTCATCGAGGAGGCGCGGCGCGAGTGCGAGAAGCCCGACCCCGACCGCGCCCGCGCGATCGTGAAGAACGGATACGTTGTCGTGGCAGCCGACACCGGGGCGGCACTGCCCCGTGCTTTGACGAGACAACACTGCGACGCCACGAAACTCGGTGGCCTGGGATTCCGCGTCACCGTGTCGATGAAGGACGGCCTGCGCCGTACCGTACGCGCCTTTTCCGGTTCATCGGGGCGAACCTGA